The Pochonia chlamydosporia 170 chromosome 1, whole genome shotgun sequence genome window below encodes:
- a CDS encoding RNA helicase (similar to Metarhizium robertsii ARSEF 23 XP_007818419.1) — protein MPKSRAEDWSHHTHPDRESRHHDDRHGNASKDYKSSRVRERSPNRRSEALTTEERRSASPDGESYRTHRPHSHHHRREHNRSRHTSEATAGPVTLPFSARTLSKSDYRTFEPLFAYYLDLQKQRYIEDMDEREIKGRWKSFVGKWNRNELAEGWYDPEMFAKCAAESSRPDEPRDEPKEEPEREISTKRDAAPLAGDSDGDDYGPTLPSSDPRRQIGAKAATFQDLSLRNELVEEQRHADREELRLARKADRAVQKERLEELAPRAEAGTRERRLEKKKEVNDKMKQFRDKSPGMEAGDEKEIMGGGDELEEYKRMKEKEQKRKSERQVRREEFERARREEMEERRRAWQEREEGTVSMLRELAKQRFG, from the coding sequence ATGCCCAAGTCGCGTGCAGAAGATTGGTCCCATCACACGCATCCAGATCGTGAGTCGCGCCATCACGACGATCGCCATGGAAACGCATCAAAGGACTATAAATCATCCCGCGTGAGGGAGCGATCTCCAAACAGGAGATCGGAGGCACTCACAACCGAAGAACGCCGGAGCGCCTCCCCAGACGGAGAGTCATACCGCACGCACAGGCCTCACAgtcaccatcatcgtcgtgAGCACAACCGGTCTCGTCATACGTCGGAGGCTACTGCCGGTCCTGTGACGTTGCCGTTCTCGGCACGGACGCTCTCAAAGTCAGACTATCGCACGTTTGAGCCGCTATTCGCTTATTATCTGGATCTCCAGAAGCAGAGGTACatcgaggacatggatgagcGGGAGATCAAGGGGCGGTGGAAGAGCTTTGTGGGGAAATGGAATAGGAATGAACTTGCAGAGGGGTGGTACGACCCGGAGATGTTTGCGAAATGTGCGGCTGAGAGTTCAAGGCCGGACGAGCCAAGGGACGAGCCAAAAGAAGAGCCCGAGAGGGAGATTTCTACGAAACGAGATGCGGCACCACTAGCTGGGGATagtgatggcgatgactACGGACCGACTCTTCCGTCATCTGATCCTCGCCGTCAAATAGGTGCAAAGGCCGCGACATTCCAGGACCTGTCGTTACGAAACGAGCTCGTCGAAGAGCAGAGGCACGCGGACCGCGAGGAGTTACGACTGGCCCGCAAGGCGGATAGAGCTGTTCAAAAGGAGCGTCTGGAGGAGCTGGCGCCGCGGGCGGAAGCAGGTACCCGGGAGCGCCGGctcgaaaagaagaaggaggtgaaTGATAAGATGAAGCAATTTAGGGACAAGAGTCCGGGGATGGaagctggtgatgagaagGAGATCATGGGCGGAGGCGATGAGCTGGAAGAGTATAAGAGaatgaaggagaaggagcagaaGCGCAAGTCAGAACGACAGGTGAGGAGAGAGGAGTTtgagagggcgaggagggaggagatggaggagaggaggagggcgtgGCAGGAGAGAGAGGAGGGCACGGTTAGTATGCTGAGAGAGTTGGCGAAACAAAGGTTTGGATAA
- a CDS encoding phytanoyl-CoA dioxygenase (similar to Metarhizium acridum CQMa 102 XP_007809813.1): MEEDDAYGTGGLMEDPEDYYPPSPPPTKQVFTMQSGKQVTLHLVGHSPTEAHHLWNGAKFISDYFEEDPSRVEGKSVLELGAAAGLPSLVAGILGAKKVVMTDFPDPDLVANMQKNIDECNGTVKPEGRIEQIIDAVGFVWGGDPEPLLARLTPASDTKEHQHQKNDEKETEKGNTSQKATGDGMQQRFDVLVLADLLFRHAEHGALVKTIKETMRASRDSAAYVFFTSYRPWKRDLDMGFFDVARNAGLEVEQVSERKLEKPLFEGDPGDLDVQKTVKGFVVRWRAEDCS; encoded by the coding sequence atggaggaagatgacgccTACGGCACGGGGGGTCTCATGGAAGACCCCGAAGACTACTATCCACCTTCACCACCGCCTACGAAGCAGGTATTCACCATGCAGAGCGGAAAGCAAGTGACTTTGCATTTGGTTGGGCACAGTCCTACAGAGGCACATCATCTGTGGAATGGAGCAAAGTTCATATCAGATTACTTCGAGGAAGACCCTTCTAGAGTTGAGGGCAAGTCGGTTCTAGAGCTGGGTGCAGCAGCCGGCCTGCCATCGTTGGTTGCCGGCATCCTGGGAGCCAAGAAGGTTGTCATGACGGATTTCCCGGATCCCGATCTGGTGGCCAACATGCAAAagaacattgatgaatgtAACGGAACAGTCAAGCCAGAGGGACGTATTGAGCAAATCATTGATGCCGTTGGCTTTGTCTGGGGCGGCGACCCTGAGCCACTGCTTGCCAGGCTTACACCTGCTTCTGATACCAAGgagcatcaacatcaaaaaaATGACGAGAAAGAAACCGAAAAGGGTAATACGTCACAGAAGGCGACGGGCGACGGGATGCAACAACGGTTTGACGTGTTAGTCCTCGCGGATTTGCTGTTTCGACATGCAGAGCATGGGGCTCTGGTCAAGACTATCAAGGAAACTATGCGTGCTTCACGAGATAGCGCCGCCTACGTCTTTTTCACGTCTTACCGGCCGTGGAAGCGAGATCTAGACATGGGCTTCTTTGATGTTGCTCGGAACGCGGGTCTCGAGGTGGAGCAGGTCTCGGAAAggaagttggagaagccCCTCTTTGAAGGAGATCCGGGGGATTTGGACGTTCAAAAGACTGTCAAGGGGTTTGTAGTACGGTGGCGTGCTGAAGATTGTAGTTGA
- a CDS encoding phytanoyl-CoA dioxygenase (similar to Metarhizium acridum CQMa 102 XP_007809813.1), producing the protein MPAQKSSGHLADLERDGFVVVRGIVSGQKLEELREASLKVEKLGRSGQWPHIRTVGKQFPPWTFSPEKGIWGVQHLMNPDLPGHEVFTRQYFSEEILSIVRELLQCNDDELVMELFNMLVRPDGDFELRWHRDDIPAEASAEEEMERLGRPGFHAQYNFALWEDESLVLVPGSHKRPRTDTERNADPFEKVLPEQIVVKLGPGDIAFYNNNILHRGVYDSKKDRVTLHGSVGHSGGSKLRARNVLQHGIGSYVDKVDFSKLSDNERQRAEEMRARLVKLGSESGEVGYSLQG; encoded by the coding sequence ATGCCTGCCCAGAAGTCATCCGGCCACCTCGCCGACTTGGAAAGGGATGGGTTCGTTGTCGTCCGGGGAATTGTTAGTGGCCAGAAGCTTGAGGAACTCCGTGAAGCCAGCCTCAaggttgagaagcttggAAGATCAGGACAATGGCCACACATCCGTACCGTTGGTAAACAATTTCCCCCGTGGACCTTCTCTCCCGAAAAGGGGATCTGGGGTGTTCAGCATCTCATGAACCCTGATCTTCCAGGCCATGAGGTCTTCACTCGCCAGTACTTCTCTGAGGAAATCTTGAGCATCGTCCGAGAGCTGCTGCAgtgcaatgatgatgagcttgTCATGGAGCTTTTCAACATGCTTGTCCGTCCCGATGGCGACTTCGAGCTCAGGTGGCACCGAGATGATATCCCCGCCGAGGCTTCAGctgaggaggagatggagcgTCTCGGCCGCCCTGGCTTTCACGCGCAATACAACTTTGCTCTTTGGGAAGATGAGTCTCTCGTTCTGGTCCCTGGATCCCACAAGCGTCCTCGCACTGATACCGAGAGGAACGCTGATCCGTTTGAGAAGGTTCTGCCTGAGCAGATTGTGGTCAAGCTGGGGCCTGGAGATATTGCCTTCTACAATAACAATATCCTGCACCGCGGCGTCTATGACTCCAAGAAGGACCGCGTCACCCTGCACGGTTCTGTCGGCCACTCTGGTGGCAGCAAGCTCCGCGCTCGTAATGTTCTCCAGCATGGCATCGGCAGTTATGTCGACAAAGTTGATTTTTCGAAGCTGAGTGACAACGAGAGACAGCGTGCTGAAGAAATGCGTGCCAGGCTGGTAAAGTTGGGCAGTGAGAGTGGTGAGGTTGGATATTCTCTGCAAGGATAA
- a CDS encoding TATA binding protein (similar to Metarhizium acridum CQMa 102 XP_007809820.1), whose product MEGIQTHPSNAAQAKAFTAPGSLSFPGATNELTPPSSNGDAMQRPGANGQQAANGNGVTPATPAATPSATQGPSGITPTLQNIVATVNLDCRLDLKTIALHARNAEYNPKRFAAVIMRIREPKTTALIFASGKMVVTGAKSEDDSKLASRKYARIIQKLGFNAKFTDFKIQNIVGSCDIKFPIRLEGLASRHHNFSSYEPELFPGLIYRMIKPKIVLLIFVSGKIVLTGAKVREEIYQAFEMIYPVLQDFRKV is encoded by the exons ATGGAAGGTATCCAGACACATCCGTCCAACGCCGCGCAGGCGAAGGCCTTTACCGCGCCCGGCTCTCTGTCCTTTCCCGGAGCTACCAATGAGTTGACGCCACCATCAAGCAATGGTGATGCGATGCAACGGCCGGGAGCCAACGGCCAACAGGCAGCCAACGGAAATGGGGTGACTCCCGCGACTCCTGCTGCGACGCCTTCTGCCACGCAAGGGCCCAGTGGCATTACTCCTACTTTGCA GAACATCGTGGCCACGGTCAATCTTGATTGCCGTCTGGACCTCAAGACGATTGCCCTGCATGCTCGAAACGCGGAATATAATCCAAAG CGTTTCGCTGCTGTCATCATGCGTATTCGTGAGCCCAAGACCACGGCTCTAATCTTCGCAAGCGGTAAAATGGTCGTTACTGGTGCCAAATCGGAGGACGATTCCAAGCTTGCTTCAAGAAAGTATGCTCGTATCATCCAGaagcttggcttcaatgccaaATTCACCGATTTCAAAATTCAGAACATTGTCGGCTCCTGCGACATCAAGTTCCCTATCCGCTTGGAAGGTTTGGCCTCTCGCCATCACAACTTCAGTTCTTACGAACCCGAGTTGTTCCCTGGTCTCATCTACCGCATGATCAAGCCCAAGATTGTgctcctcatcttcgtcagcGGCAAGATCGTCTTGACTGGTGCGAAGGTCAGAGAGGAGATCTACCAGGCTTTCGAGATGATCTACCCAGTGTTGCAAG ACTTCCGAAAAGTTTAG
- a CDS encoding RNA polymerase II, large subunit, CTD (similar to Cordyceps militaris CM01 XP_006669813.1), whose protein sequence is MSSGKGHPTFPDVEAKLQKPTKQSAFERQKAEAEAKRKREAAETAAVYADFVKSFDRDDDDDRRDAAAPSSFGGPSRGKPGFGGGPPPGHGASRRHFVSSGLKSGPGSLGPSPSAFTKKRSFNDFKGGSRDRAGLLGFEEPESGSAATTSVAKAFNASDEEDMGDSRDRAEEKATSKPTLRLTNLPPGTSPAVVKALIPDTLNVENVKIQPPAPSGPGGSERKCTIAIVTLSQETPANEMDTAVSTLQNRYLGYGYYLSLHRHLSSAVAASANLPSLTSSSSGAHPFGAKPVEQPGGRDKPSHHQQGFHRGFAPPSSYGQVGVGVNRSQLLHVPVRPPQDVRTIQLINKTIEGVLEYGPQFEALLMSRPDVQREERWAWIWDARSEGGIWYRWRLWQVVTGSEFNQVKGKYVPLFDGGDAWKSPEKNLVFEYTTSLDEFVSDPEYNSSDDEDMDDATGDNNVAEMEKRFLSPLDKAKLVHLLARLPTTLGKLRKGDIARVTTFAITHASRGADEVVDMIVANVEKPLSLTGANPEKKHETKPNNPTTSTDEATANDGLDTSGASLVALYVVSDVLSSSSTSGVRHAWRFRQLFETALRERKVFERLGMMAEKLGWGRLRAEKWKRSINLVLNLWEGWCVFPAESQELFVRTFESPPSLKAEDKAEESSFRSKWKVVDALPAAKSDTSATAAAADGVHNPAAQDDVDGEPLDEDDVMGEPIDDEDVEGEPIEEDDVAGEPIDEDELETEFMEQDGDGAQTEAAPPQTKSRDEDERAGAEGGQESAGRSQQRKRLRAVDMFADSDDSGTEK, encoded by the coding sequence ATGTCATCCGGAAAGGGCCACCCCACCTTCCCAGACGTGGAGGCGAAGCTCCAAAAACCGACGAAGCAATCCGCCTTTGAACGGCAaaaagctgaagcagaagccaaGCGCAAGCGCGAAGCTGCCGAAACTGCCGCCGTATACGCCGACTTCGTAAAGAGCTTCGACcgcgacgatgacgacgacagGCGGGATGCGGCCGCGCCTAGCAGCTTCGGCGGTCCTTCTCGAGGGAAGCCAGGTTTTGGAGGAGGGCCACCACCGGGACACGGCGCCTCCAGGAGACACTTTGTTTCTTCGGGACTGAAGAGCGGTCCTGGGAGTCTGGGACCATCACCCTCAGCTTTCACAAAGAAGAGGTCTTTCAATGATTTCAAGGGCGGGTCGAGGGACCGAGCGGGATTGCTGGGATTTGAGGAACCGGAATCTGGGTCCGCTGCGACGACTTCAGTTGCCAAGGCTTTCAACGCCAGCGATGAGGAAGATATGGGAGATTCGAGGGATCGGGCGGAAGAAAAAGCGACGTCGAAACCTACTCTTCGACTTACAAACTTGCCTCCTGGCACGTCACCTGCTGTGGTGAAGGCGCTGATACCGGATACTCTTAATGTTGAGAATGTCAAGATCCAACCGCCTGCTCCTTCTGGCCCAGGTGGCTCGGAAAGAAAGTGTACGATTGCTATTGTTACTCTTTCGCAAGAGACGCCGGCCAACGAAATGGATACGGCTGTGAGCACGTTACAGAACCGATATCTTGGCTATGGGTATTACTTGTCTTTACATAGACACTTATCCTCCGCCGTGGCAGCATCGGCCAATCTCCCAAGTCTgacatcctcatcatctggtGCTCATCCCTTTGGAGCGAAGCCCGTAGAACAACCTGGAGGTCGAGACAAACCTAGCCATCACCAGCAAGGTTTCCATCGTGGTTTTGCACCACCATCGTCGTATGGGCAGGTTGGGGTTGGCGTCAATAGAAGCCAACTGCTACATGTGCCTGTACGGCCGCCACAAGATGTACGGACCATACAACTGATAAACAAGACGATTGAAGGAGTTTTGGAATACGGTCCCCAGTTTGAGGCGCTACTTATGTCACGACCGGATGTCCAGCGCGAAGAAAGATGGGCCTGGATATGGGATGCTAGAAGTGAAGGTGGTATCTGGTACAGGTGGAGACTCTGGCAGGTCGTGACGGGTTCAGAGTTCAACCAGGTCAAAGGAAAATATGTTCCATTGTTTGACGGTGGGGATGCATGGAAATCACCAGAGAAGAACTTGGTCTTCGAGTACACAACCTCTCTGGATGAATTTGTGTCAGATCCAGAGTACAACTCGTCAGACGAcgaagacatggatgacGCTACGGGCGACAACAATGTCGCCGAGATGGAAAAGAGGTTTTTGAGTCCCCTGGACAAAGCAAAACTCGTCCATCTCCTGGCGCGACTACCGACTACGCTGGGCAAGTTGCGAAAGGGAGATATTGCCCGAGTTACAACGTTTGCCATCACACATGCTAGCCGTGGTGCAGATGAGGTCGTGGACATGATTGTCGCCAATGTCGAGAAGCCGCTTTCGTTGACGGGCGCCAACCCCGAGAAGAAACATGAAACAAAGCCAAATAATCCGACAACATCCACGGATGAAGCAACAGCGAATGATGGCTTGGATACGAGTGGCGCGAGTTTGGTGGCACTATACGTCGTTAGCGATGTTctttcttcgtcgtcgacgaGCGGAGTTCGACACGCCTGGCGTTTTCGACAGCTCTTCGAGACGGCGCTTCGAGAGCGAAAGGTCTTTGAACGGTTAGGCATGATGGCAGAGAAGCTCGGGTGGGGGCGGCTTCGTGCAGAAAAGTGGAAGAGAAGCATCAACCTGGTCCTCAATCTGTGGGAAGGGTGGTGCGTATTTCCAGCCGAGTCGCAGGAACTATTTGTTCGAACGTTCGAGTCTCCACCGTCGCTCAAAGCCGAAGACAAAGCTGAGGAGTCGTCATTTCGGAGCAAGTGgaaggttgttgatgcccTGCCAGCCGCAAAGAGCGATACAAGCgccacagccgcagcagctGATGGTGTGCATAACCCTGCTGCTCAAGATGATGTCGACGGAGAGCCtctggatgaggatgatgtgATGGGTGAACCtattgatgacgaagacgtAGAAGGAGAACCGATAGAGGAAGACGACGTCGCAGGGGAGCCTATCGACGAAGACGAGTTGGAAACAGAATTCATGGAGCAAGACGGGGATGGCGCCCAAACAGAAGCGGCACCACCCCAAACAAAGAGCCGGGACGAAGATGAACGGGCGGGCGCCGAAGGCGGCCAAGAGTCTGCGGGCCGAAGCCAACAACGGAAGCGACTGCGTGCTGTGGATATGTTTGCCGACTCGGACGATTCTGGCACCGAAAAATGA
- a CDS encoding copper-sensing transcription factor (similar to Metarhizium acridum CQMa 102 XP_007809815.1), which yields MPLINGQKMACEPCIRGHRSTKCTHANERLMVPVRKPGRPLSSCPHPSSRPCSCAAVTAAIPRKQKCRCGTSDPVETENKSEKDASSSSAATPPSPSKIATAGFRVQKSGAKAGPSRKQSVDITGLQRMDANQLNIMPPYNGVNSQQLGTSSGSPTPMSSMPLYGSMNMTPREGSFNNEAAMFPVFPYAMVPPMIPSGSLRAPGNGQNGALANGSVKSETEAEMEAPKSCCGGNSAVKSPSDASTVPATAPTPTVNGNDEAEPAAKSCCSSAPSSSAQEKKPAVGIMPPPGVPFPPNGIMMQHFQHPMAIANGMYPFYAQPNIFNYPPHYGSYMQPLQPEQWRQLMAAMSFGQPGSSQPFIMGGPVPVQQPPPTPNGSAWTSHQCTCGDACQCVGCAAHPYNEATQNYVRSAWSSMMEETQKSHAHTNSNGPHPNGQTNGVNGTNGETDESVRTTSNGNTTPIKSTGDGTWSPTAPQTPSDGASAMSEEQALSASDFFFVSYPFGDTCAGETSSCLCGDDCQCIGCTIHNNLEPAPSTEGPNA from the exons ATGCCTCTTATAAATGGGCAAAAGATGGCCTG CGAGCCGTGCATCCGCGGCCATCGTTCGACCAAATGCACACATGCGAATGAGCGGCTCATGGTTCCGGTACGGAAACCTGGTCGCCCCCTTAGTTCATGCCCGCACCCATCCTCACGACCGTGTTCGTGCGCGGCAGTCACTGCCGCTATTCCCAGGAAACAAAAATGTCGATGTGGAACGTCAGATCCGGTTGAAACTGAAAATAAGTCCGAAAAGGATGCATCTAGCAGCAGCGCGGCAACACCTCCTAGCCCTTCAAAGATTGCTACCGCTGGCTTCCGAGTCCAGAAGTCAGGGGCAAAGGCAGGACCGAGCAGGAAACAGTCTGTCGACATTACCGGACTCCAAAGGATGGATGCCAACCAACTCAACATTATGCCGCCTTATAACGGGGTGAATTCGCAGCAATTGGGCACTTCAAGTGGCTCTCCCACGCCCATGTCGAGCATGCCGCTGTATGGATCAATGAATATGACGCCACGCGAAGGCTCTTTCAACAATGAAGCTGCAATGTTTCCCGTATTTCCATATGCAATGGTTCCCCCTATGATCCCCTCGGGCTCGCTGAGAGCGCCTGGCAACGGTCAGAATGGAGCTTTGGCGAATGGTTCTGTCAAATCGGAAACGGAAGCGGAAATGGAAGCTCCTAAAAGCTGTTGCGGAGGCAATAGTGCTGTCAAAAGCCCAAGTGATGCTTCTACAGTGCCGGCAACTGCACCAACACCGACTGTGAATGGTAATGATGAGGCCGAACCTGCGGCGAAGAGCTGTTGTTCGTCTGCGCCATCCTCATCTGCCCAGGAAAAGAAGCCTGCAGTAGGCATTATGCCTCCTCCTGGTGTTCCTTTCCCACccaatggcatcatgatgCAGCATTTTCAACACCCCATGGCTATAGCGAATGGGATGTATCCCTTCTATGCCCAGcccaacatcttcaactaTCCTCCGCACTACGGGTCTTATATGCAACCTCTTCAACCTGAGCAGTGGAGACAGCTGATGGCTGCAATGAGTTTCGGTCAGCCGGGAAGTAGCCAACCGTTTATTATGGGAGGACCTGTACCGGTGCAACAACCCCCGCCAACTCCGAACGGGTCAGCCTGGACGTCACATCAATGCACATGTGGTGACGCTTGCCAGTGTGTCGGTTGCGCTGCCCATCCTTACAATGAAGCAACTCAGAACTACGTACGCTCGGCCTGGTcatccatgatggaggagacGCAAAAGTCGCACGCACATACAAACAGCAATGGACCTCATCCAAACGGCCAAACCAACGGGGTAAATGGTACCAATGGCGAAACCGACGAATCGGTCAGGACCACCTCGAACGGAAACACAACGCCTATTAAGTCCACCGGCGACGGGACTTGGTCGCCTACGGCACCTCAGACTCCTTCTGACGGTGCGTCTGCAATGAGCGAGGAGCAGGCACTCTCCGCCAGCGATTTCTTTTTCGTCAGCTATCCGTTTGGCGATACCTGCGCTGGAGAGACGTCAAGCTGTCTCTGCGGCGACGACTGTCAGTGCATTGGGTGTACTATTCATAATAACTTGGAGCCGGCGCCAAGTACCGAGGGCCCCAACGCCTAA
- a CDS encoding sarcosine oxidase (similar to Cordyceps militaris CM01 XP_006669814.1) produces the protein MEATPSSVLIIGSGVFGLSTAWALTKRPQFAKTSITIVDDTASGEFPPDDCASVDSSRIIRADYADPHYTALATEAQKEWRKQGDDDLGGQGRYTESGFVLTAYNPKELKVGTKSGMYYTKESWKNCVEVAARDGYPADRIKTLDDTQALNDCLGTDTYPGDWGYLNTLSGWANAGRGMKWLYERVKATGRVTFVKAKVDYLANEGDRVTGAKLADGRLLTGDVVLVAAGAWTGSLVDLRGRVEATGHVLGYIDISDEELAILSKQPVVLNLSSGLFIIPPQEKILKVARHSFGYLNPVTVHNALPPSPYLERKPFVTSRPSTSRDGGLARLPHEADADLRRGLAKLSPIKGLEKRPWKGTRLCWYSDTKDGDWLVDWHPGWKGLFIATGDSGHGYKFLPLLGDKVLDCMLGKGGALGDKWRWKDIEDDTVGRETNGIFKGLITMDGSRGGDPGMVLAEELRKESAVNVAKL, from the coding sequence ATGGAAGCGACGCCGTCTTCagtcctcatcatcggctcTGGTGTCTTCGGCCTCAGCACCGCCTGGGCACTCACAAAGAGACCACAGTTTGCCAAAACCTCAATCACGATTGTCGACGACACCGCCAGCGGCGAATTCCCTCCAGATGACTGCGCCAGTGTCGACTCATCGAGAATCATAAGAGCCGACTACGCTGACCCTCACTACACCGCGCTAGCGACGGAAGCACAGAAAGAATGGCGGAAGCAAGGGGACGATGATCTAGGGGGCCAAGGCCGATACACAGAATCAGGCTTCGTTCTGACGGCGTATAACCCCAAGGAACTCAAGGTGGGCACAAAGTCCGGAATGTACTACACCAAGGAGAGCTGGAAGAACTGCGTTGAGGTTGCTGCCAGGGACGGATATCCGGCAGACAGGATAAAGACTCTGGATGATACCCAGGCTTTGAATGATTGCCTGGGCACCGATACGTACCCTGGTGATTGGGGCTATCTGAATACACTGTCTGGGTGGGCGAACGCTGGGCGAGGCATGAAATGGTTGTACGAGCGGGTGAAGGCAACGGGACGGGTGACGTTTGTGAAAGCAAAGGTGGATTATCTGGCAAATGAGGGGGATAGGGTCACTGGTGCGAAGTTGGCGGATGGTAGACTTCTCACTGGGGATGTTGTTCTAGTTGCCGCGGGAGCATGGACGGGGTCTCTTGTTGATCTGAGAGGACGGGTCGAGGCGACGGGTCATGTGCTGGGTTATATTGATATCAGtgatgaagagcttgccATTCTTTCAAAGCAGCCGGTGGTTTTAAACCTTTCATCCGGACTGTTCATCATCCCACCGCAAGAAAAGATCCTAAAAGTTGCCCGCCACAGCTTCGGATACCTCAACCCCGTCACTGTCCACAATGCGTTGCCTCCATCACCGTATTTAGAGCGCAAACCTTTTGTCACATCGAGACCATCAACTAGTCGAGATGGTGGCCTTGCTCGACTTCCACACGAGGCAGATGCCGATCTGCGTCGCGGCCTCGCCAAGCTGTCTCCCATCAAGGGTCTTGAGAAGAGACCTTGGAAGGGGACTAGGCTGTGCTGGTATTCTGATACGAAGGATGGCGATTGGCTGGTGGACTGGCATCCTGGGTGGAAGGGCTTGTTCATTGCTACAGGAGATAGTGGACATGGATACAAGTTTCTGCCGCTGCTGGGTGATAAAGTGCTGGACTGTATGTTGGGTAAGGGCGGGGCGCTGGGCGATAAATGGAGATGGAAGGATATTGAGGATGATACCGTTGGAAGGGAAACGAATGGTATATTTAAGGGTCTTATTACGATGGATGGGAGTCGTGGGGGAGATCCggggatggtgttggcggaggagcTGCGGAAGGAGTCTGCTGTTAATGTGGCGAAGCTGTAG